A single genomic interval of Armatimonadota bacterium harbors:
- a CDS encoding adenine deaminase C-terminal domain-containing protein — protein sequence MPSYTDEDRRRAVEVARGRAPADLLITNIRLVNTFTAEIYPAQVATAGALIAAVLGPDAKVPAREVVDGGGAYAVPGFVDSHLHIESSMVLPQAFAEAVVPRGVLTVIADPHEIANVMGLSGIRLMLEAARDLPLDVYFQAPSCVPATALETAGAEIGPREINELLSWPEVLALGEVMDFNAVVSQDGRAAAVLAEAVRRGAVIEGHAPNLTGGDLAAYVAAGVTSDHTFVTPALAAERLRGGVTLQLQLKSLAPETLRQVAVLARSLNLCLVTDDVMPDDLVTTGHLDHIFRTAVSMGLDPVEAVRAATLAPARRMRLFDRGAIAPGLLAHLVLTRDLRDFRPELVFHAGRLVARQGELVTPLPDYRPPQDALATVRIDAPGVERFRIRAPGRASDTATVRVIAMRPDSTYTAAETARLPVRGDVLDWTSGYLCLAAVFERHGRAGTSGYGFVRGALRRGAVAMTWAHDSHNLLVVGRTPEEMALAARWVVAQGGGMAAVQGTEVLGGVRLPVAGIVSDRPVREVARDLAGFRRALGTLGFEHRSPVMALGVLTLPVSPALKLTDRGLVDVAAGKIVPLFVEQ from the coding sequence ATGCCGTCCTACACTGACGAAGACCGACGCCGCGCGGTGGAGGTGGCCCGGGGCCGGGCTCCGGCGGACCTCCTCATCACCAACATCCGGCTGGTGAACACGTTCACCGCCGAGATCTACCCTGCGCAGGTCGCCACCGCCGGCGCGCTGATCGCCGCCGTCCTCGGCCCGGACGCGAAGGTCCCGGCGCGTGAGGTCGTCGACGGCGGCGGAGCCTACGCCGTGCCGGGGTTCGTGGACAGCCACCTGCACATCGAGAGCAGCATGGTCCTCCCGCAGGCGTTCGCGGAGGCGGTCGTGCCCCGCGGCGTCCTCACCGTCATCGCCGATCCCCACGAGATCGCCAACGTGATGGGCCTGTCCGGCATCCGCCTGATGCTCGAGGCCGCCCGCGATCTGCCCCTCGACGTCTACTTCCAGGCGCCGTCCTGTGTGCCGGCCACCGCGCTGGAGACCGCGGGGGCGGAGATCGGGCCGAGGGAGATCAACGAACTGCTCTCCTGGCCTGAGGTCCTGGCCCTCGGTGAAGTGATGGACTTCAACGCCGTCGTCTCCCAGGACGGCCGCGCCGCCGCGGTCCTCGCGGAGGCGGTGCGTCGGGGCGCCGTGATCGAAGGCCATGCCCCCAACCTCACGGGCGGCGACCTCGCCGCCTACGTCGCCGCGGGAGTGACCTCCGACCACACCTTCGTCACCCCGGCCCTGGCCGCAGAGCGGCTGCGCGGCGGCGTCACCCTGCAGCTGCAACTGAAGAGCCTCGCCCCCGAGACCCTGCGTCAGGTCGCGGTCCTGGCCCGCAGCCTGAACCTCTGCCTGGTGACTGACGATGTCATGCCGGATGATCTGGTGACGACCGGCCACCTCGACCACATCTTCCGCACCGCGGTAAGCATGGGGTTGGACCCGGTGGAAGCGGTCCGCGCCGCCACCCTCGCCCCGGCCAGGCGGATGCGCCTGTTTGACCGCGGCGCCATCGCCCCCGGGCTGCTCGCGCACCTCGTGCTGACCCGCGACCTCCGCGACTTTCGCCCCGAGCTGGTCTTCCACGCCGGACGGCTCGTCGCGCGCCAGGGCGAACTCGTCACGCCGCTGCCCGACTACCGGCCGCCGCAGGACGCGCTCGCCACCGTGCGTATCGACGCGCCAGGGGTCGAGCGTTTCCGGATCCGCGCGCCGGGCCGTGCGTCGGATACGGCGACGGTGCGCGTCATCGCGATGCGGCCCGACTCCACCTACACCGCCGCCGAGACGGCGCGCCTGCCCGTGCGGGGCGACGTCCTGGACTGGACCTCCGGATACCTCTGCCTGGCCGCGGTCTTCGAGCGCCACGGCCGGGCCGGGACCAGCGGCTACGGGTTCGTCCGCGGAGCGCTGCGGCGCGGGGCCGTGGCGATGACGTGGGCCCACGACAGCCACAACCTGCTGGTGGTCGGCCGCACGCCAGAGGAGATGGCCCTGGCCGCCCGGTGGGTCGTCGCGCAGGGCGGGGGGATGGCGGCGGTGCAGGGCACCGAGGTGCTGGGCGGCGTCCGCCTGCCCGTGGCCGGGATCGTCTCCGACCGGCCGGTCCGCGAGGTGGCGCGAGACCTCGCCGGA
- a CDS encoding cation diffusion facilitator family transporter, with translation MAEHHHRHGGPDHGHTHGVIDPSIATTARGIRAITWSFAGLMATALLQVGIVWLSGSVALLADTIHNLGDASTAIPLWIAFRLTRLRPTKRFPFGLGRAEDLAGVVIVLTILFSAIVAGYESVQRLLHPRQVEYLWAVAAASIVGFLGNEGVAVFRIRVGREIGSAALIADGYHARVDGWTSLAVLAGAVGVWLGYPLADPLVGLGITLAILRIVWQSGRSVFTRMLDGVDPEVIDEIRHAAHHVTGVREVTDVRARWIGHRLHAEVNVAVAPQLSVAEGHAIAKEVYHQLLHHLQYLSGATIHIDPEGESGEHHHRIAAHAHDGLPVHSH, from the coding sequence GTGGCGGAGCACCATCACCGGCACGGCGGGCCCGACCACGGCCACACCCACGGGGTGATCGACCCCTCGATCGCCACCACCGCCCGCGGCATCCGGGCGATCACGTGGTCGTTTGCCGGCCTGATGGCCACGGCGCTTCTCCAAGTGGGCATCGTCTGGCTGTCCGGGAGCGTGGCCCTGCTCGCCGACACGATCCACAACCTCGGGGACGCGTCGACCGCCATCCCCTTGTGGATCGCCTTCAGGCTGACCCGCCTGCGGCCGACGAAGCGGTTCCCCTTCGGGCTGGGACGGGCCGAGGACCTGGCCGGCGTGGTCATCGTGCTGACGATCCTGTTCAGTGCGATCGTGGCCGGCTACGAGTCGGTCCAGCGCCTCCTCCACCCCCGGCAGGTGGAGTATCTCTGGGCCGTCGCCGCCGCCTCGATCGTCGGCTTCCTGGGGAACGAAGGCGTCGCCGTCTTCCGGATCCGGGTCGGCAGGGAGATCGGCAGCGCCGCGCTCATCGCCGACGGCTACCACGCCCGCGTGGACGGGTGGACCAGCCTGGCCGTGCTCGCCGGCGCGGTCGGGGTCTGGCTCGGCTACCCCCTGGCCGACCCGCTGGTGGGCCTCGGCATCACGCTGGCCATCCTGCGCATCGTCTGGCAGTCCGGCCGATCGGTCTTCACCCGGATGCTGGACGGCGTGGACCCCGAGGTGATCGACGAGATCCGCCACGCCGCCCACCACGTCACCGGGGTGCGCGAGGTGACCGACGTGCGCGCGCGCTGGATCGGCCACCGCCTCCACGCCGAGGTCAACGTCGCCGTCGCCCCGCAGCTCTCCGTGGCGGAGGGCCACGCCATCGCCAAGGAAGTCTACCACCAGCTCCTGCACCACCTGCAATACCTCTCCGGGGCCACGATCCACATCGACCCCGAGGGCGAGTCCGGGGAGCACCACCACCGCATCGCCGCCCACGCCCACGACGGGCTCCCCGTGCACTCGCACTGA
- a CDS encoding cupin domain-containing protein encodes MEVFRPEDVPAEEPEQMPGVKIRWVIDQKRGAQTFSMRVFEVAPGASTPLHEHWYEQEMYMLEGRGVLVGEQGERPLEPGMVMWVAPYERHALRNTGTTPMKFICCIPQKRPQED; translated from the coding sequence ATGGAAGTCTTCAGGCCCGAGGACGTCCCCGCGGAAGAACCGGAGCAGATGCCCGGGGTGAAGATCCGCTGGGTGATCGACCAGAAGCGCGGGGCACAGACCTTCAGCATGCGGGTCTTCGAAGTCGCCCCCGGCGCCAGCACCCCGCTGCACGAGCACTGGTACGAACAGGAGATGTACATGCTCGAAGGCCGCGGGGTCCTCGTCGGCGAGCAGGGAGAGCGGCCGCTGGAACCGGGCATGGTGATGTGGGTGGCGCCCTATGAGCGCCACGCGCTCCGGAACACCGGGACGACGCCGATGAAGTTCATCTGCTGCATCCCGCAGAAGAGACCGCAGGAGGACTAG
- a CDS encoding alcohol dehydrogenase catalytic domain-containing protein, whose product MKAAVLYRRGQPLRLVDRPRPRPRGRQVLVRVRGAGVCHSDVHIADGTFEARLPLVLGHEVAGDAPGIGPVLVYASWGCRRCAWCRSGEEQLCPDGVDAGWTADGGYAEWMLVPSRRYLIPLADLDPVRAAPLADAGVTPYRAVRRVLPWLRRGGRAVVIGAGGLGQFAIQYLKLLTEARVAAVDRLPAKLTRARALGADDALLPEDARTLPPARAVFDFVGSRRSLALGGKLVDRGGILVQIGAAGGRLPFGFDLVPGEAYLTTSVWGSLDELRAVVDLARRGRITWHVETLPLERANEALRRVRRGQVLGRLVLTP is encoded by the coding sequence ATGAAAGCGGCCGTCCTGTACCGTCGCGGTCAGCCCCTCCGTCTGGTCGATCGCCCCAGGCCCAGGCCCCGGGGCCGACAGGTTCTGGTGCGCGTGCGCGGCGCCGGAGTGTGTCACAGCGACGTGCACATCGCCGACGGCACCTTCGAGGCCCGGCTGCCGCTGGTGCTCGGCCACGAGGTGGCCGGCGACGCGCCCGGGATCGGCCCGGTGCTCGTCTACGCCAGCTGGGGATGCCGCCGGTGCGCCTGGTGCCGGTCGGGGGAGGAGCAGCTTTGCCCCGACGGTGTGGATGCCGGCTGGACGGCGGACGGAGGATACGCGGAGTGGATGCTGGTCCCCTCGCGCCGGTACCTGATTCCCCTGGCCGACCTCGACCCCGTGCGCGCCGCGCCTTTAGCCGACGCCGGAGTCACCCCCTATCGGGCGGTGCGGCGGGTCCTGCCCTGGCTGCGGCGAGGCGGCCGCGCCGTCGTGATCGGAGCGGGCGGCCTCGGCCAGTTCGCCATCCAGTACCTCAAGCTGTTGACCGAGGCGCGCGTCGCCGCCGTGGACCGCCTGCCCGCCAAACTCACGCGCGCGCGGGCGCTGGGAGCCGACGACGCCCTGCTGCCGGAGGACGCCCGAACCCTGCCGCCGGCCCGCGCGGTGTTCGACTTCGTGGGATCGCGGCGGTCCCTGGCGCTGGGAGGGAAACTGGTCGACCGCGGCGGCATCCTCGTCCAGATCGGCGCCGCCGGCGGGAGGCTGCCCTTCGGCTTCGACCTGGTGCCGGGCGAGGCGTACCTCACGACCTCGGTCTGGGGATCGCTGGACGAGCTGCGCGCCGTGGTGGACCTGGCCCGCCGGGGCCGCATCACCTGGCACGTCGAAACGCTGCCGCTGGAGCGGGCCAACGAGGCCCTGCGCCGCGTCCGCCGCGGTCAGGTCCTGGGCAGGCTGGTGCTCACCCCGTAG
- a CDS encoding FAD-dependent oxidoreductase, whose amino-acid sequence MTTVAGQAVVVGGGVIGVAAAHYLQLSGWRVTVVDRDEVGRGCSYANACLIVPSHAAPLPAPGVLPQAARWLVRPDSPVYVRPRLDPEFLRWSRRFLRACSPAAARAGTEALQRAAAASMRLFDELATAWRLEFGYRRRGTLNVYLTEAGFARAQHELEHLRRSGISARVLSREETLAFEPALGPRIAGGLFVEGDAHGDCYAYVRALAASLLARGAQILTGTAVLRVQVRGGRVEGIAAEGPERRISADLVVLAAGAWTPLLLAPLGVRLPLQPAKGYSCTISGYDRAPAVPIFIDERRVAVTPLGDRLRIGGTLELVGYRPGINERRYRAVVRAAQEALAEPPAAERGDAWMGYRPLVADGLPVIDRVPGADGLIVAAGHGTLGFTLSPITGRLVADLAESRPPAVPLEPFRLSRF is encoded by the coding sequence ATGACAACGGTGGCCGGACAGGCGGTGGTGGTCGGCGGGGGCGTGATCGGTGTCGCCGCGGCCCACTACCTGCAGCTCTCCGGGTGGCGGGTCACGGTCGTGGACCGCGACGAGGTGGGACGGGGGTGTTCCTACGCCAACGCCTGCCTGATCGTTCCCAGTCACGCCGCGCCGCTGCCCGCCCCCGGCGTGCTCCCCCAGGCGGCGCGGTGGCTCGTGCGGCCGGACAGTCCGGTCTACGTCCGGCCGCGTCTCGACCCGGAGTTCCTGAGGTGGAGCCGGCGCTTTCTCCGCGCCTGCTCCCCGGCGGCGGCGCGGGCGGGGACCGAGGCGCTGCAGCGGGCCGCCGCGGCCAGCATGCGGCTCTTCGACGAACTGGCGACGGCCTGGCGGTTGGAGTTCGGCTACCGGCGCCGGGGGACGCTGAACGTCTACCTCACCGAGGCCGGCTTCGCCCGCGCGCAGCACGAGCTGGAGCATCTCCGGCGGTCCGGCATCAGCGCCCGGGTGCTCTCCCGCGAGGAGACGCTGGCCTTCGAGCCGGCCCTCGGCCCGCGGATCGCCGGCGGCCTGTTCGTCGAGGGCGACGCCCACGGCGACTGTTACGCCTACGTGCGGGCCCTCGCCGCCAGCCTGCTGGCCCGGGGGGCGCAGATCCTGACCGGTACGGCGGTGTTGCGGGTGCAGGTGCGCGGAGGAAGGGTCGAAGGGATCGCAGCCGAAGGGCCGGAGCGGAGGATCTCCGCCGATCTGGTCGTCCTCGCCGCCGGCGCCTGGACGCCCCTGCTCCTCGCTCCCCTGGGCGTGCGCCTCCCGCTGCAGCCGGCCAAAGGATACAGCTGCACCATCTCCGGCTACGACCGCGCGCCCGCCGTGCCGATCTTCATCGACGAGCGGCGCGTGGCCGTCACGCCGCTTGGGGATCGTCTGCGCATCGGCGGGACCCTCGAGCTGGTCGGGTACCGGCCGGGGATCAACGAGCGGCGCTATCGCGCCGTGGTGCGCGCGGCGCAGGAGGCGCTGGCGGAGCCGCCGGCGGCGGAGCGGGGCGACGCCTGGATGGGGTACCGGCCGCTCGTCGCGGACGGATTGCCGGTGATCGACCGGGTGCCTGGGGCGGACGGGCTCATCGTGGCCGCCGGCCACGGGACGCTGGGGTTCACGCTGTCGCCGATCACGGGGCGGCTGGTGGCGGACCTGGCCGAGAGCCGGCCGCCGGCAGTTCCCCTCGAGCCGTTTCGCCTCAGCCGATTCTGA
- a CDS encoding CHRD domain-containing protein: MRRSLMAAVFLAVTAGTLTPARAQSTGFTARLSGQEQVPVVSTAATGLAVFQLNADQTRLFYRLEVQNIQNVLMAHIHIAPTGQNGPVAVWLYPPSPPPVLIPGLSSGILQTGTITAANLVGPLQGRDMGALIGALRAGNAYVNVHTSQFPGGEIRGQIR, translated from the coding sequence ATGAGGAGATCCCTGATGGCCGCAGTGTTCCTGGCCGTGACGGCCGGCACCCTGACTCCCGCCCGCGCCCAGAGCACCGGGTTCACGGCGCGGCTCTCGGGGCAGGAGCAGGTGCCCGTCGTCAGCACGGCGGCGACGGGGCTGGCCGTGTTTCAGCTCAACGCAGATCAAACGAGGCTGTTCTACCGCCTCGAGGTCCAGAACATCCAGAATGTCCTCATGGCCCACATCCACATCGCCCCGACAGGCCAGAACGGGCCGGTCGCCGTCTGGCTGTATCCGCCGTCGCCGCCGCCTGTGCTGATTCCCGGTCTTTCCAGCGGAATTCTGCAGACGGGCACCATCACGGCGGCGAATCTGGTGGGGCCGCTGCAGGGCAGGGACATGGGCGCCCTGATCGGCGCGCTGCGCGCCGGGAACGCCTATGTCAACGTCCATACGAGCCAGTTCCCCGGCGGGGAGATCCGAGGACAGATCCGGTGA
- the cydC gene encoding thiol reductant ABC exporter subunit CydC translates to MRIRRLLRLLGPFAPQMAVVVLLGAATVLSGIGLLAASAYLIALAALHPPVAALQLPVVGVRAFGITRGVFRYLERYVSHAVTFRILGRLRVWFYEQVEPLAPARLMAHRGADVLNRWVADIEELEHLFLRVIAPPAVAAVVTLAVALFLARLDGRLALILVVFLLLVGGGVTAWTYGASRSSGIRQVRARSALRVAVVDAVAGMPDIVAAGREVGWLERIRAAGRALAGAQDAAARTGAWQEAWTGLLAHLGMWAVLVLAVALVDAGRIPPLLLAAIVLAALTSFEAVAPLPQAGRALPAAMEAAQRVVGIVDVSPAVADPPAGAAAALSGSPGPVSLRVRELCFRYAPTGPWVLDGVSFSLETGQCLAVVGPSGAGKSTLGHLLLRFWDYERGSILLNGAELRSCSGEDVRRLLAVVPQRTHLFNATIRENLLLAKPEATDEEVMRAAEAAGIDAFIRSLPQGYETRVGEFGMALSGGERRRLALARALLRDAPLLLLDEPTAHLDPATEEQILQALRRIGRGRALLLITHRLVGMEAMDEILVLDRGRIVERGRHADLLARSGLYRRMWDLQHRLLLPAPTA, encoded by the coding sequence GTGAGGATCCGGCGGTTGCTACGGCTCCTCGGGCCCTTCGCCCCGCAGATGGCCGTGGTCGTGCTCCTGGGCGCGGCCACGGTCCTCAGCGGGATCGGACTGCTGGCCGCCTCGGCCTATCTCATCGCCCTGGCCGCGCTCCATCCCCCGGTGGCGGCGCTGCAGCTGCCGGTCGTCGGGGTCCGCGCCTTCGGCATCACCCGCGGCGTCTTCCGGTACCTGGAGCGGTACGTCTCCCACGCGGTGACCTTCCGGATCCTGGGACGTCTGCGGGTCTGGTTCTACGAGCAGGTCGAGCCCCTCGCCCCGGCCCGGTTGATGGCACACCGGGGCGCCGACGTCCTGAACCGGTGGGTCGCCGACATCGAAGAGCTCGAGCACCTCTTCCTCCGCGTGATTGCCCCGCCCGCCGTGGCCGCGGTCGTCACGCTGGCCGTCGCCCTCTTCCTGGCGCGCCTCGACGGCCGCCTGGCGCTCATCCTCGTCGTCTTCCTGCTCCTGGTCGGCGGAGGTGTGACGGCGTGGACCTACGGGGCGAGCCGATCCTCCGGGATCCGGCAGGTGCGGGCCCGATCCGCGCTGAGGGTCGCCGTGGTCGATGCGGTGGCGGGGATGCCGGATATCGTCGCCGCCGGCCGGGAGGTCGGCTGGCTGGAGCGGATCCGCGCCGCCGGTCGCGCGCTGGCAGGGGCGCAGGATGCCGCGGCGCGCACCGGGGCCTGGCAGGAGGCGTGGACCGGCCTGCTGGCGCACCTGGGGATGTGGGCGGTGCTGGTGCTGGCCGTGGCCCTGGTTGATGCCGGGAGGATACCTCCCCTCCTTCTGGCCGCGATCGTCCTCGCCGCGCTAACCAGCTTTGAGGCCGTGGCTCCGCTTCCCCAGGCCGGGCGGGCGCTCCCGGCCGCGATGGAAGCGGCGCAGCGGGTCGTCGGCATCGTCGACGTCTCCCCCGCCGTCGCCGATCCGCCCGCAGGGGCGGCGGCCGCGCTGTCGGGATCCCCGGGCCCTGTGTCCCTCCGGGTGCGCGAGCTGTGCTTCCGCTACGCGCCGACCGGTCCCTGGGTGCTGGACGGCGTCTCCTTCTCCCTGGAAACGGGCCAGTGTCTGGCCGTGGTGGGACCCAGCGGGGCGGGAAAGTCCACCCTGGGCCATCTGCTGCTGCGCTTCTGGGACTACGAGCGCGGCTCCATCCTGCTGAACGGCGCCGAGCTGCGGTCCTGCAGCGGAGAGGACGTGCGCCGCCTCCTGGCCGTGGTCCCTCAGCGCACGCATCTGTTCAACGCCACGATCCGCGAGAACCTCCTCCTGGCGAAGCCCGAGGCCACGGACGAGGAGGTGATGCGGGCTGCGGAGGCGGCCGGGATCGATGCCTTCATCCGGTCGCTGCCGCAGGGCTACGAGACCCGGGTGGGCGAGTTCGGGATGGCCCTGAGCGGCGGTGAGCGCCGGCGCCTCGCCCTCGCCCGGGCGCTCCTCCGAGACGCGCCGCTGCTGCTCTTGGACGAGCCGACCGCGCACCTCGATCCGGCCACGGAGGAGCAGATCCTGCAGGCGCTGCGCCGCATCGGCAGAGGACGCGCTCTGCTGCTCATCACCCACCGGCTGGTGGGCATGGAGGCGATGGATGAAATCCTCGTCCTCGACCGGGGGCGCATCGTCGAGCGCGGGCGTCACGCCGACCTGTTGGCCCGGAGCGGGCTCTACCGCCGGATGTGGGACCTGCAGCACCGCCTGCTGCTTCCGGCGCCCACGGCCTAG
- the cydD gene encoding thiol reductant ABC exporter subunit CydD, which yields MRDLALAIAPGVGTAVLVVLQASLLSGVIAGVFLDGRRLPTLIPALAALLAVIVARATLVWAGEVAAAGVALRVKTDLCERLCAHLFALGPAYTRGERTGELAAAAVEGIEALDAYFRHYLPQVALAALIPATLLAFIAPADPLSALLLLLTAPCIPILALLIGRAAQALTRRRWELLGLLGAHFLDVLSGLTTLKIFGRSRRQARTIAEMSERFRAVTLEVLRVAFLSALVLEIIAMISTAIVAVTVGLKLLYGRMTFETALFILILAPEFYLPLRLLGGRFHAGAAAVAAAGRILEILNTPAPFPPAGARPAADERRADDPGVDDLRFDGVGVVYSDGRRALADVSFVIPQGRTVALVGRSGAGKSTIAHLLLRFLEPTEGRILVGERPLNAWPAAAWRTRIAWVPQSPSLFHDTLLANIRLARPDASREEVERAARAAHLDAVVAALPQGYETVIGEHGMRLSGGEAQRVALARAFLKDAPLVILDEPTSSLDPDLEAALQDSVARLMQGRTTVLIAHRLHTLQHADRIIVLDRGRVVEAGTHRELMGREGLYRRLVEIGWRDAVAAGGDP from the coding sequence ATGCGGGATCTCGCGCTGGCCATCGCCCCGGGCGTCGGAACGGCCGTGCTCGTCGTCCTGCAGGCATCCCTCCTCAGCGGCGTCATCGCCGGTGTGTTCCTCGACGGCCGCCGCCTCCCCACCCTGATTCCCGCGCTGGCCGCCCTGCTGGCGGTCATCGTGGCCCGGGCGACCCTGGTCTGGGCGGGAGAGGTCGCCGCCGCCGGCGTCGCCCTGCGGGTGAAAACCGACCTCTGCGAGCGGCTCTGTGCCCACCTGTTCGCCCTCGGCCCGGCCTACACGCGCGGTGAGCGGACGGGCGAACTGGCCGCGGCGGCGGTCGAGGGCATCGAGGCCCTGGACGCCTACTTCCGCCACTACCTCCCCCAGGTTGCCCTCGCCGCGCTGATCCCGGCGACCCTCCTGGCCTTCATCGCCCCGGCCGATCCGCTCTCCGCGCTGCTCCTGCTGCTGACCGCCCCCTGCATTCCCATCCTGGCCCTCCTCATCGGCCGCGCCGCCCAGGCCCTGACCCGGCGACGGTGGGAGCTGCTCGGCCTGCTCGGCGCCCACTTCCTCGATGTCCTCTCGGGGCTGACCACGTTGAAGATCTTCGGCCGGAGCCGCCGGCAGGCCCGCACCATCGCCGAGATGAGCGAGCGCTTCCGCGCCGTGACCCTGGAGGTCCTGCGCGTCGCCTTCCTCTCCGCGCTGGTGCTGGAGATCATCGCCATGATCAGCACCGCGATCGTGGCCGTGACGGTGGGGCTGAAGCTGCTGTACGGCCGGATGACGTTCGAGACGGCGCTCTTCATCCTGATCCTGGCGCCGGAGTTCTACCTGCCGCTGCGGCTGCTCGGCGGGCGGTTTCACGCCGGCGCCGCGGCCGTCGCCGCCGCGGGGAGAATCCTGGAGATCCTGAACACCCCGGCGCCGTTTCCTCCTGCCGGTGCGCGCCCTGCCGCGGACGAGAGACGGGCCGACGACCCCGGGGTTGACGACCTGCGGTTTGACGGTGTCGGCGTCGTCTATAGCGACGGACGGCGGGCCCTGGCCGACGTCTCCTTTGTGATCCCGCAGGGGCGGACGGTCGCCCTGGTGGGGAGGAGCGGGGCCGGCAAGAGCACCATCGCCCACCTGCTGTTGCGCTTCCTCGAGCCTACCGAGGGACGGATCCTGGTCGGAGAGCGCCCCCTGAATGCCTGGCCGGCCGCGGCCTGGCGGACCCGGATCGCCTGGGTGCCGCAGAGCCCTTCCCTGTTCCACGACACGCTGCTGGCCAACATCCGTCTGGCCCGTCCGGACGCTTCCCGGGAAGAGGTGGAGCGGGCGGCGCGCGCCGCCCACCTCGATGCCGTGGTCGCCGCACTGCCGCAGGGCTACGAGACGGTCATCGGCGAACACGGGATGCGGCTCAGCGGCGGGGAAGCCCAGCGCGTCGCCCTGGCGCGGGCGTTTCTGAAGGACGCGCCGCTCGTCATCCTCGACGAGCCCACGTCTTCTCTGGACCCCGACCTGGAAGCCGCCCTGCAGGACTCCGTGGCCCGTCTGATGCAGGGTCGCACCACGGTGCTCATCGCCCACCGCCTGCACACCCTGCAGCACGCCGACCGGATCATCGTGTTGGACCGGGGCCGCGTGGTCGAGGCCGGCACCCACCGGGAGCTGATGGGGCGGGAGGGTCTCTACCGCCGGCTGGTCGAGATCGGGTGGCGGGATGCCGTCGCCGCGGGAGGCGACCCGTGA
- the cydB gene encoding cytochrome d ubiquinol oxidase subunit II, with product MDLNTLWFVLIGVLYTGFFLLEGFDYGVGMLLPFLGRTDLQRRAIINTIGPFWDGNEVWLITAGGATFAAFPHWYATLFSGFYLPLFVVLLALIVRGVAFEFRSKRRDPRWRAVWDWCLFAGSLLPALVFGVAFANMVRGVPIDDRMTYVGGVLTLLNPYALLGGLALLAVFTLYGAIFLSLRTTGELQDRARATARRLWAPTVFIALAFTVATYGATDILARLGVSPGPVPVGAAAALLFTGALVSRRRDGWAFVTTALAILLTSTTFFMILYPRVMVSSLNPAWSLTIYSAASSAYTLKVMTIVALIFTPIVLLYQGWTYWVFRRRVEAKAETLTY from the coding sequence ATGGACCTGAACACGCTGTGGTTCGTCCTGATCGGAGTCCTCTACACGGGGTTCTTCCTGCTCGAGGGCTTCGATTACGGGGTGGGGATGCTGCTGCCGTTCCTCGGCCGCACCGACCTCCAGCGCCGGGCGATCATCAACACCATTGGCCCGTTCTGGGACGGCAACGAGGTGTGGTTGATCACCGCGGGCGGCGCCACCTTCGCCGCCTTCCCCCACTGGTATGCGACGCTGTTCAGCGGCTTCTACCTGCCCCTCTTCGTCGTGCTGCTGGCGCTGATCGTGCGCGGCGTGGCCTTCGAGTTCCGCAGCAAGCGCCGCGATCCCCGCTGGCGCGCGGTGTGGGACTGGTGCCTGTTCGCCGGAAGCCTCCTGCCGGCGCTGGTGTTCGGCGTGGCCTTCGCCAACATGGTACGGGGGGTGCCCATCGATGACCGGATGACCTACGTGGGCGGGGTCCTCACCCTCCTCAACCCCTATGCGCTTCTGGGAGGGCTGGCGCTGCTGGCCGTCTTCACCCTGTACGGGGCGATCTTCCTCAGCCTGCGGACGACCGGCGAGCTGCAGGACCGGGCCCGGGCTACGGCCCGGCGGCTGTGGGCTCCCACCGTGTTCATCGCCCTGGCGTTCACGGTCGCCACCTATGGCGCCACCGACATCCTGGCCAGGCTCGGCGTCAGCCCCGGGCCCGTCCCGGTCGGCGCCGCGGCCGCCCTCCTGTTCACCGGAGCGCTGGTCAGCCGGCGGCGCGACGGCTGGGCCTTCGTCACGACGGCGCTGGCCATCCTCCTGACCTCGACCACCTTCTTCATGATTCTCTATCCGCGCGTGATGGTCTCCAGCCTGAACCCGGCGTGGAGCCTGACCATCTACAGCGCCGCCTCGTCCGCCTACACGCTGAAGGTGATGACGATCGTGGCCCTGATCTTCACCCCCATCGTCCTCCTGTACCAGGGCTGGACCTACTGGGTCTTCCGCAGGCGCGTCGAGGCCAAAGCAGAGACCCTGACCTACTGA